A single window of Bordetella genomosp. 11 DNA harbors:
- a CDS encoding AbrB/MazE/SpoVT family DNA-binding domain-containing protein — MSATATLSSKFQISIPKAVREEQHWQAGQEFVFIPKGKGVLVMPVPELEQLAGIAKGARKDGYRDRKDRY, encoded by the coding sequence ATGTCCGCCACCGCCACCCTGTCCAGCAAATTCCAGATATCCATTCCCAAAGCCGTGCGTGAAGAGCAACACTGGCAAGCCGGACAAGAGTTCGTATTCATCCCCAAGGGCAAGGGCGTCCTGGTCATGCCGGTACCTGAACTGGAGCAACTGGCCGGCATCGCCAAGGGCGCGCGCAAGGACGGCTACCGCGACCGCAAGGACCGCTACTGA
- a CDS encoding type II toxin-antitoxin system VapC family toxin has translation MAARLCVVDTSAWIEWLIGSALGKTLRKRFPDKSQCIVPTIVQLELSKWLVREVGEEGADQVIAYTQKCAVVPLDSAIALLAADLHREHKLATADAIVYATAQHQHAELLTCDAHFEGLPDVVFLRKAV, from the coding sequence ATGGCCGCGCGGCTGTGCGTGGTCGATACCTCGGCCTGGATCGAATGGCTTATCGGCAGCGCGCTGGGCAAGACACTGCGCAAGCGGTTCCCCGACAAGTCGCAGTGCATCGTCCCCACCATCGTGCAGCTGGAACTCTCGAAATGGCTCGTGCGCGAGGTCGGCGAAGAAGGTGCCGACCAGGTGATTGCCTATACGCAAAAGTGCGCCGTCGTGCCCTTGGACTCGGCCATCGCGCTGCTCGCCGCGGATCTGCACCGAGAGCACAAGCTGGCTACCGCCGACGCCATCGTCTATGCCACGGCGCAACACCAGCACGCGGAATTGCTGACCTGCGACGCCCATTTCGAAGGCCTGCCGGACGTGGTCTTCCTGCGCAAGGCCGTGTGA
- a CDS encoding VWA domain-containing protein yields MSAAMNALPSISFLWPRMLWLLVFVPILVLLYVWHGRRRARAAVPYPALRATAFATGKSAGWRRHFPAVLMLLAVTSLLIAVARPQALVMLPSRLQTLILAMDASGSMRAEDIKPNRMQAARQAARILIDAQPADVSVAVVSVAGTAALAQAPSRRKEDVVAALDRLQPQRGTALGNGLIIALVTLLPKAGIDVDRFMNDSAREENARPAQRPEASRNGARGGSDNGAALRPLPREGDGAKPAPDNVGAIVLLSDGENNTGPEAIQAAQVAAEHGVRIYTVGIGTPDGVVITVDGWSSRVRLDEAVLKKVADITGGEYFRAEDAEALKKVYGTLSARLAFDRQDLVEITALFAALGALLAACAGLVSLWWFGRVL; encoded by the coding sequence GTGAGCGCCGCCATGAACGCTTTGCCCTCCATCAGTTTCCTCTGGCCCCGGATGTTGTGGCTGTTGGTGTTCGTGCCCATCCTGGTGCTGCTGTACGTATGGCATGGCAGGCGCCGGGCGCGCGCCGCCGTCCCTTATCCCGCCTTGAGGGCAACCGCCTTTGCCACGGGGAAATCCGCGGGCTGGCGCCGCCACTTTCCCGCGGTGCTGATGCTGCTGGCCGTTACGTCGCTGTTGATTGCCGTGGCGCGCCCGCAGGCCTTGGTGATGCTGCCGTCGCGTCTGCAAACCCTTATTCTTGCCATGGATGCCTCGGGCAGCATGCGGGCGGAGGATATCAAGCCCAACCGCATGCAGGCCGCGCGCCAGGCCGCCAGGATACTGATCGACGCGCAGCCGGCGGATGTCAGCGTGGCCGTCGTGTCCGTGGCGGGTACGGCTGCCCTGGCGCAGGCGCCGAGTCGCAGGAAGGAAGATGTCGTCGCCGCGCTGGACCGGCTGCAACCGCAGCGCGGCACGGCGCTGGGCAACGGCCTGATCATCGCGCTGGTGACGCTGCTGCCCAAAGCGGGCATCGACGTCGATCGTTTCATGAACGACAGCGCCAGGGAAGAGAACGCCAGGCCGGCGCAGCGGCCGGAAGCATCCCGCAACGGTGCCCGTGGCGGATCCGATAATGGCGCGGCCCTCCGGCCGCTGCCCCGCGAAGGCGATGGCGCCAAGCCGGCGCCGGACAACGTCGGCGCCATCGTGCTTCTGTCGGACGGCGAAAACAATACCGGCCCGGAGGCGATCCAGGCGGCCCAGGTCGCCGCGGAACACGGCGTGCGCATCTACACCGTGGGCATCGGCACGCCGGATGGCGTCGTCATTACCGTGGACGGCTGGTCCTCGCGCGTGCGCCTGGACGAGGCGGTATTGAAGAAGGTGGCCGATATCACCGGTGGCGAATACTTTCGCGCCGAGGACGCGGAGGCGCTGAAGAAAGTCTACGGCACGCTCAGTGCACGGCTGGCCTTCGACAGGCAGGACCTGGTCGAAATCACGGCGCTGTTCGCGGCGCTGGGCGCGCTGCTGGCGGCTTGCGCGGGCTTGGTTTCGCTATGGTGGTTCGGGCGCGTGTTGTAG
- a CDS encoding DUF58 domain-containing protein produces MFGWRRPSGRAAAQGASADAPPGMSAGGAQRRADALMRHLEWTVVRHLDGLLQGDYRTLFRGFGIDFADLREYKPGDDVRYIDWNVTARVQTPYVREFQEDREVAAWFLLDLSGSVDFGSGDVRKRALLADFTAVMARLLTRHGNRVGAMLYSGQSDARPVVVPARSGRRHVLHLIDRMQAMPSAARGETRLGDLLDHARGSVSRRSALFVVSDFISAPGWETSLGHLARHHDVVAVRLIDPLESALPDLGLLVLQDAETGEQMLVDTHDAAFRKRFAEAAAARDAGLRDAFGHAGVSCLSLVTDARLDLALLRFAQERRRPGVAAKGVARPAAAVVADVAGAARDRARASRMEGNGVATEVRASRPNAVRGLS; encoded by the coding sequence ATGTTCGGGTGGCGCAGGCCTAGCGGGCGAGCGGCCGCCCAGGGCGCATCGGCCGATGCGCCGCCAGGCATGTCCGCCGGCGGCGCGCAACGCCGGGCGGACGCGCTGATGCGTCATCTGGAGTGGACGGTCGTTCGCCATCTGGATGGTTTGTTGCAGGGGGACTACCGAACGCTTTTTCGCGGTTTCGGCATCGACTTCGCCGATCTGCGCGAGTACAAGCCGGGTGATGATGTGCGCTACATCGATTGGAACGTGACGGCGCGGGTGCAGACGCCCTATGTGCGCGAATTCCAGGAGGACCGCGAAGTCGCCGCGTGGTTCCTGCTGGACCTGAGCGGATCGGTGGATTTCGGGTCGGGCGATGTGCGCAAGCGCGCGCTGCTGGCCGATTTCACCGCAGTCATGGCGCGTCTGCTGACTCGTCATGGCAATCGGGTCGGCGCGATGCTGTATAGCGGCCAATCCGATGCACGACCGGTGGTCGTACCGGCGCGGTCGGGGCGGCGGCACGTGCTGCATCTGATCGACCGCATGCAGGCGATGCCGTCCGCGGCGCGTGGCGAGACGCGCCTCGGCGACCTGCTGGACCATGCGCGCGGGAGCGTAAGCCGGCGGTCCGCGCTCTTCGTCGTTTCGGACTTCATCAGCGCGCCGGGCTGGGAGACGTCGCTGGGCCATCTGGCGCGGCATCATGACGTGGTCGCCGTGCGCCTGATCGATCCGCTGGAATCCGCCTTGCCGGACCTCGGCCTGCTTGTGCTGCAGGATGCGGAGACCGGCGAGCAGATGCTGGTCGATACCCACGACGCCGCATTCAGGAAGCGTTTCGCCGAGGCGGCCGCCGCGCGCGATGCCGGGCTGCGGGATGCCTTCGGGCATGCCGGCGTGAGTTGCCTGTCCCTGGTTACCGACGCCCGTCTGGACCTTGCGCTGCTGCGTTTCGCGCAAGAGCGCCGGCGACCGGGCGTTGCGGCGAAAGGCGTGGCGCGGCCCGCGGCCGCGGTAGTCGCGGATGTGGCGGGCGCCGCGCGGGATCGCGCGCGAGCGAGCCGGATGGAGGGCAATGGCGTGGCCACGGAGGTACGGGCAAGCCGTCCGAATGCCGTGCGGGGCCTGTCCTGA
- a CDS encoding AAA family ATPase codes for MNDQPMSAADSANLMERLLYEVKRVVVGQDHFLERVLVAILARGHLLVEGVPGLAKTLTVNTLARTMRGSFKRIQFTPDLLPADLVGTRMYNQRTGEFSTVLGPVFANLLLADEINRAPAKVQSALLEVMQERQVTIAGESHPVPTPFLVMATQNPIETEGTYPLPEAQIDRFMMKVLVGYPTEEEEVVIVNRFTGPPIMVNPVAMPGQLARLQDECRKVYTDPGLIQYAVRVVAATRSPARCGLADMARYVSFGASPRASIGLIDGARALAFLRGRDYALPEDVIDLVPDILRHRLVLSYEALSDGVSADQLIDRILQALPAPERPLESHVRVAQA; via the coding sequence ATGAACGACCAACCCATGAGCGCCGCGGACAGCGCCAATCTGATGGAACGCCTGCTGTACGAGGTGAAGCGGGTGGTGGTCGGGCAGGACCACTTCCTGGAGCGGGTTCTGGTGGCCATACTCGCGCGCGGGCATTTGCTGGTGGAAGGCGTGCCCGGCCTGGCCAAGACCCTGACGGTGAATACGCTGGCGCGCACCATGCGCGGTTCGTTCAAGCGCATCCAGTTCACGCCCGACCTGCTGCCGGCGGACCTGGTCGGTACGCGCATGTACAACCAGCGGACGGGCGAATTTTCCACCGTGCTGGGCCCGGTCTTCGCCAACCTGCTGCTGGCCGACGAGATCAACCGCGCACCTGCCAAGGTGCAAAGCGCCTTGCTCGAAGTCATGCAGGAAAGGCAGGTCACGATTGCCGGCGAGAGCCATCCGGTGCCGACGCCTTTCCTGGTGATGGCCACGCAGAATCCGATCGAGACCGAAGGCACCTATCCCTTGCCGGAAGCGCAGATCGACCGCTTCATGATGAAGGTGCTGGTGGGTTATCCGACCGAAGAGGAAGAGGTCGTTATCGTCAATCGCTTCACCGGTCCGCCGATTATGGTGAATCCCGTGGCGATGCCGGGACAACTGGCGCGGCTGCAGGATGAATGCCGCAAGGTCTATACGGATCCCGGCCTGATCCAGTACGCGGTGCGCGTGGTGGCGGCGACGCGGTCGCCGGCCCGCTGCGGCCTGGCCGACATGGCGCGCTACGTGTCCTTCGGCGCGAGTCCGCGCGCCAGCATAGGGCTGATCGACGGTGCGCGCGCGCTGGCTTTCCTGCGCGGCCGCGATTATGCGCTGCCCGAAGACGTCATCGACCTGGTGCCGGACATCCTGCGCCATCGCCTGGTGCTTTCCTACGAGGCGCTGTCCGATGGCGTAAGCGCCGACCAGCTTATCGACCGCATCCTGCAGGCCTTGCCGGCGCCCGAGCGCCCGCTGGAATCCCATGTTCGGGTGGCGCAGGCCTAG
- a CDS encoding trypsin-like peptidase domain-containing protein codes for MKRVAIYGWVAAAVALVFVAGLGSAWLMQPKLRVLTQKDIDAAVLHTLQTKSLPSRTARAAEAVRASVVEIVGYPAADEKPAAADDQGDSKPDPQRQAAPAQPKGAVPDGPKTVPPDAGKQAPADKPDGDKETPAEKGEAVNIGSGVVVTDKGVILTNYHVIAGARRLKVRFYDGHESDASVLGVQPEKDLAVIRATSLPDDLPAATLGSSRNLAPGDEVVAVGFPFGIGPSVSAGVVSGLNRDFVSPESKQDLDHLIQFDAAANPGNSGGPLVNMDGEVVGIVTAILNPTNSKTFLGIGFATTIESAGSAVGISPF; via the coding sequence ATGAAAAGGGTTGCGATCTACGGATGGGTAGCGGCGGCGGTCGCGTTGGTTTTCGTTGCGGGCTTGGGCTCCGCCTGGCTGATGCAGCCGAAGCTGCGGGTGTTGACGCAAAAGGATATCGACGCCGCGGTCCTGCACACGCTGCAAACCAAGTCGCTGCCGTCGCGCACCGCACGTGCCGCCGAAGCGGTGCGGGCCTCGGTGGTGGAAATCGTCGGGTACCCCGCGGCGGACGAAAAGCCCGCGGCGGCGGACGACCAGGGCGATTCCAAACCGGATCCGCAAAGGCAGGCAGCGCCCGCCCAGCCCAAGGGCGCCGTGCCGGACGGCCCCAAGACCGTGCCACCCGATGCGGGCAAGCAGGCGCCCGCCGACAAGCCGGACGGCGACAAGGAAACGCCGGCGGAGAAGGGCGAGGCCGTCAATATCGGTTCGGGCGTGGTCGTCACCGACAAGGGCGTTATCCTGACCAACTATCACGTCATCGCGGGCGCGCGCCGCTTGAAGGTGCGCTTCTACGATGGCCACGAGTCCGATGCTTCCGTGCTCGGCGTGCAGCCGGAAAAAGACCTGGCCGTCATCCGCGCCACCTCGCTGCCCGATGACCTGCCGGCGGCTACGCTGGGCTCCAGCCGCAACCTGGCGCCGGGTGACGAAGTCGTTGCCGTGGGCTTTCCCTTCGGCATCGGGCCGTCGGTGTCCGCAGGTGTGGTGTCCGGCCTGAACCGCGACTTCGTGTCGCCTGAAAGCAAGCAGGATCTCGATCATCTGATCCAGTTCGACGCGGCCGCGAATCCGGGCAATTCCGGCGGACCGCTGGTGAATATGGACGGCGAGGTGGTGGGTATCGTGACCGCGATCCTCAACCCCACCAACAGCAAAACCTTTCTGGGCATCGGCTTTGCCACGACCATCGAAAGCGCTGGCAGCGCCGTGGGTATTTCCCCCTTCTAG
- a CDS encoding VWA domain-containing protein has protein sequence MRFLWPELLWLLLVMPLLAAAYFYALARRKKAAVIYPSLVLARTAMGPKQRLRRHVPPFLFWLALGAALLACARPSATVTLPADTLTVVLTMDVSRSMEATDVQPTRLGAAQQAARDFIKDLPASVRLGIVAFAAAATVVQPPTDNRQDMLDAIDRFELQRATATGSGLIVALATLFPDDRAEFESLLLNDPASRFGPFAPPMDSAGAVNDALKREQDRPPREPGSYRNGAIILLSDGRRTTGPDPIDIARMAAKRGVRIYTVGFGTQQGGTVGGDGWSYFMQLDETTLRAVAKMTGGEYFQAGSAADLSQVYKNLSTRFSLERRETEISALLAAAAGLLLAIACVLSVRWFRR, from the coding sequence ATGCGGTTTCTCTGGCCGGAATTGCTCTGGCTGCTGTTGGTGATGCCTTTGCTGGCGGCGGCCTATTTTTATGCGCTCGCGCGGCGCAAAAAAGCCGCGGTGATCTACCCCAGCCTGGTGCTCGCACGCACCGCAATGGGGCCTAAGCAGCGGCTGCGGCGACATGTCCCTCCTTTCCTTTTCTGGCTGGCGCTGGGCGCGGCCCTGCTGGCCTGCGCACGCCCCAGCGCCACCGTTACCTTGCCCGCCGATACGCTGACGGTGGTCCTGACCATGGACGTGTCGCGCAGCATGGAAGCCACCGATGTGCAGCCCACGCGCCTGGGCGCGGCGCAACAGGCGGCGCGCGATTTCATCAAGGATCTGCCGGCCAGCGTACGGTTGGGAATCGTCGCGTTCGCGGCTGCAGCCACGGTGGTGCAGCCACCGACGGACAACCGCCAGGACATGCTCGACGCCATCGATCGCTTCGAACTGCAGCGCGCCACCGCGACCGGCAGCGGCCTGATCGTGGCGCTGGCCACACTGTTTCCCGACGACAGGGCGGAGTTCGAATCCCTGCTGCTCAACGACCCGGCATCCCGCTTCGGCCCGTTCGCCCCTCCCATGGACAGCGCGGGCGCGGTCAATGACGCGCTCAAGCGCGAGCAGGACCGCCCTCCCCGCGAGCCCGGCTCATACCGCAACGGCGCGATCATCCTGCTAAGCGATGGGCGCCGCACCACCGGGCCGGACCCCATCGACATCGCGCGCATGGCGGCCAAGCGCGGCGTGCGCATCTACACCGTGGGCTTCGGCACCCAGCAGGGAGGGACGGTGGGCGGCGATGGCTGGTCGTATTTCATGCAATTGGATGAGACCACCCTGCGGGCCGTGGCAAAGATGACCGGAGGCGAATATTTCCAGGCGGGCTCGGCCGCGGACCTCAGCCAGGTCTACAAGAACCTCAGCACGCGCTTTTCGCTGGAACGGCGCGAAACCGAAATCAGCGCATTGCTGGCCGCGGCCGCCGGGCTGCTGCTGGCCATTGCATGCGTGTTGTCCGTGCGCTGGTTCAGGCGGTGA
- a CDS encoding bestrophin family protein, whose translation MIVRPKAHWFRMLFAWENSVQNTILAPLAIIVALSLAAVWGYRRSDAFFLCLSPVPFSLIGVALAIFASFRNNACYERYWEGRKQWGALTATTRDLVRFAVTVPRHAGASPPPSDAHPQARHVVTLLTAFVHVLKHQLRGTDPADALRALVGDAQAGEILRLAYRPHHLLLCVQRQMVRWHRDGGLSDVLLATGLAHLDKLNQAAGACERIRGTPVPYPYEVLLHRTTYFYCVLLPFGLVESIGWATPIVAVFIAYAFLGLHTIGGELEDPFGQDANDLPLDALAVHVERAMREALGDDAWPPVPVPDARYRLD comes from the coding sequence ATGATCGTCCGACCTAAAGCCCATTGGTTCCGGATGCTGTTCGCCTGGGAAAACTCGGTGCAGAACACCATCCTCGCGCCCCTTGCCATCATCGTGGCGCTGTCGCTGGCAGCCGTGTGGGGTTATCGACGCAGCGACGCATTCTTCCTTTGCCTGAGCCCGGTGCCGTTTTCCCTGATCGGCGTGGCGCTGGCCATCTTCGCCAGCTTCCGCAACAACGCCTGCTACGAGCGGTACTGGGAAGGCCGCAAGCAGTGGGGCGCCCTGACCGCGACCACGCGCGATCTCGTCCGTTTCGCCGTGACGGTACCGCGCCACGCCGGGGCGTCCCCGCCGCCGTCCGACGCGCACCCGCAGGCGCGTCATGTCGTTACGCTGCTGACGGCTTTCGTGCATGTCCTCAAGCACCAATTGCGCGGTACCGATCCGGCCGACGCGTTGCGCGCCCTGGTGGGCGACGCGCAGGCCGGCGAAATCCTGCGGCTTGCCTATCGTCCCCATCATTTGCTGCTGTGCGTGCAGCGCCAGATGGTGCGGTGGCATCGGGATGGCGGCCTCAGCGACGTCCTGCTGGCCACCGGGCTTGCGCATCTGGACAAGTTGAACCAGGCCGCCGGCGCGTGCGAACGGATACGCGGCACGCCGGTGCCGTATCCCTACGAAGTCCTGCTGCACCGGACGACGTACTTCTATTGCGTCCTGCTGCCTTTCGGCCTGGTGGAAAGCATAGGGTGGGCCACGCCCATCGTCGCCGTGTTCATCGCCTATGCCTTCCTGGGACTGCACACCATCGGCGGAGAACTGGAGGATCCTTTCGGACAGGATGCCAACGACCTGCCGCTCGATGCCCTGGCCGTCCATGTGGAACGCGCGATGCGCGAGGCGCTGGGCGACGATGCCTGGCCTCCCGTGCCGGTTCCGGACGCGCGCTACCGGTTGGATTAA
- a CDS encoding TonB-dependent receptor yields the protein MTTLSIQEPRGAALRRFLPTPLALSLSAALAMAAAPSARSQSAVEPAPTPAVTLPTVIITGNPLGSTEVAAPTTVLEGTGLDLRRADTLGQTLNGLPGISTTTYGPMVGRPIIRGMDGDRIRIMNNGLGSIDASSLSFDHAVPLDPMTADRIEIVRGPAALLYGGNAVGGVVNVIDGRIPTEPVQGIHGQVQGDWGGANDSRSGAVQVEGGDGNFAIRADAFGRKTDELRIPGFARSAALRAQDDPGTDEPRGRLPNSDGSVHGGGLGLAWTGDSGYAGLSYSGYDSDYGSVAEDTVRLKMRQERFGATGKIEDLDGPFKSVRFDFAYTDYRHREVDDGVTGTTFKNHGYEARIEAQHRDLGPLHGALGIQVSQSRFSALGDESLVPTTNTDSFALFDLEQWDVTDRLNLSVGGRMEYTRLTPSAGGIEKFDAASQRDFTAGSLALGAIYKLDSVWSLAANGSYTERAPTFYELYANGPHDATGQYLIGDPALNKERSFSADLGLRFKEGPHHGSVGVFYSHFRNYITEVNTGLSVDDEGNVVPPGSDDALSQAIYRGVPADFFGFEAESSFRVLDRGAHKLDLLLSGDYTNARNSDTGEPLPRIPPLRLGFGLDYAYGAWGAGVSFTKAFAQHRHPDNDDSTDGYYKLDADLTYSFRVDKTQWQAYLRGTNLTNQEIRYATSVLRDIAPEGGRAVMVGLRGSF from the coding sequence ATGACGACCCTATCCATTCAGGAGCCGCGCGGCGCCGCACTGCGCCGTTTTCTCCCCACCCCGCTGGCCCTATCGTTGAGCGCTGCCCTGGCAATGGCCGCCGCACCGTCCGCGCGGTCGCAAAGCGCGGTCGAACCCGCCCCGACACCCGCGGTCACATTGCCCACCGTCATCATCACCGGCAACCCGCTGGGCAGCACCGAAGTGGCCGCGCCGACGACCGTGCTGGAAGGCACCGGCCTGGATCTGCGCCGTGCCGATACGCTGGGCCAGACGCTGAACGGCCTGCCCGGAATATCCACGACCACCTATGGCCCCATGGTGGGGCGCCCCATTATTCGCGGCATGGACGGCGACCGCATCCGCATCATGAACAACGGCCTGGGCTCGATCGACGCATCGTCGCTCTCGTTCGACCATGCCGTGCCGCTGGACCCCATGACGGCCGACCGTATCGAGATCGTGCGCGGTCCGGCCGCCCTGCTCTACGGCGGCAATGCCGTGGGCGGCGTGGTCAACGTCATCGACGGCCGCATCCCGACCGAGCCTGTCCAGGGCATACACGGCCAGGTCCAGGGCGACTGGGGCGGCGCGAACGACAGCCGATCGGGTGCCGTCCAGGTCGAAGGCGGCGATGGCAACTTCGCCATTCGGGCGGACGCCTTCGGCCGCAAAACCGATGAGCTGCGTATTCCCGGCTTTGCCCGCTCCGCGGCGCTGCGTGCCCAGGACGATCCGGGCACCGACGAACCGCGCGGCCGCCTGCCCAATAGCGACGGCTCCGTGCACGGCGGCGGCCTGGGCCTGGCGTGGACGGGCGACAGCGGCTACGCCGGGCTTTCCTACAGCGGCTACGACTCTGACTACGGTTCGGTGGCGGAGGATACGGTGCGCTTGAAGATGCGCCAGGAACGCTTCGGCGCCACCGGCAAAATCGAAGACCTGGACGGCCCCTTCAAAAGCGTGCGCTTCGATTTCGCGTACACCGATTACCGACATCGCGAGGTGGACGACGGCGTCACCGGTACCACCTTCAAAAACCATGGTTACGAGGCGCGCATCGAAGCCCAACATCGCGACCTGGGCCCGCTGCACGGCGCGCTGGGGATACAGGTCAGCCAGAGCCGGTTTTCCGCGCTGGGCGACGAAAGCCTCGTGCCGACAACGAATACCGATTCCTTCGCGCTATTCGATCTGGAGCAGTGGGACGTCACCGACCGCCTGAACCTCAGCGTCGGCGGACGGATGGAATACACAAGGCTTACACCCTCGGCGGGCGGTATCGAAAAATTCGATGCGGCCTCCCAGCGCGATTTCACCGCCGGCAGCCTGGCGCTGGGCGCCATTTACAAGCTCGACAGCGTATGGTCGCTGGCGGCGAACGGGTCGTATACCGAACGCGCCCCGACCTTCTACGAGCTCTATGCCAACGGACCGCATGACGCGACCGGCCAATACCTGATCGGCGATCCCGCCCTGAACAAGGAGCGCTCCTTCTCGGCCGACCTGGGTCTGCGCTTCAAGGAAGGACCGCATCATGGCAGCGTCGGCGTGTTCTACAGCCACTTCCGCAATTACATCACCGAGGTCAATACGGGGCTGTCCGTCGACGACGAGGGCAACGTCGTGCCGCCGGGCTCCGACGACGCGCTGTCGCAGGCGATATACCGGGGCGTCCCCGCGGACTTCTTCGGATTCGAGGCGGAAAGTTCGTTCCGGGTGCTCGATCGGGGCGCGCACAAGCTGGACCTGCTGCTCTCGGGCGACTACACCAACGCCCGCAACAGCGACACCGGCGAACCGCTGCCGCGCATTCCGCCGCTGCGCCTGGGCTTCGGCCTGGACTACGCCTACGGCGCCTGGGGCGCGGGCGTCTCGTTCACCAAGGCCTTCGCCCAGCACCGCCATCCCGACAATGACGATAGTACGGACGGGTACTACAAGCTGGATGCCGACCTTACCTACTCCTTCCGCGTCGACAAGACGCAATGGCAGGCCTATCTGCGAGGCACCAACCTGACGAACCAGGAGATCCGTTATGCGACCTCGGTACTGCGCGACATCGCGCCAGAGGGCGGCCGCGCCGTGATGGTGGGCCTGCGGGGAAGCTTCTGA
- a CDS encoding C40 family peptidase, with product MTPPTRRFAFSRFLLPTTLLTIALATLPGTAGAMISSDAFGSLKGLSPTDLPTVPSLRDRVVAAGLDALGTRYRWGGDDPDTGFDCSGLVSFIYREVAGMELPRRARDQRAEGHAVKTAQLQPGDLVFFGTHRRNQTSHVGIYIGNNEFVHAPTRGERVRIDTLDSAYWAKRFTGARRYIGPNGGAAVVASNAR from the coding sequence ATGACGCCGCCGACGAGACGCTTTGCTTTTTCTCGATTCCTGCTACCGACCACCCTACTGACCATCGCCCTCGCCACCCTGCCCGGCACTGCCGGCGCGATGATTTCGTCAGACGCTTTCGGCTCGCTCAAGGGCCTTTCCCCGACCGACCTGCCTACCGTTCCCTCGCTGCGCGACCGCGTGGTTGCCGCGGGGCTGGACGCGCTGGGCACCCGCTATCGCTGGGGCGGCGACGATCCCGATACCGGCTTCGATTGCAGCGGCCTGGTCAGCTTCATCTACAGGGAAGTGGCCGGGATGGAGCTGCCGCGCCGGGCCCGCGATCAGCGAGCCGAGGGCCATGCCGTGAAAACGGCCCAGCTGCAACCCGGCGACCTGGTTTTCTTCGGTACCCACCGGCGTAACCAGACCTCGCATGTGGGCATCTATATCGGCAATAACGAATTCGTCCACGCGCCCACGCGCGGGGAAAGAGTGCGCATCGATACCCTGGACAGCGCCTATTGGGCCAAGCGCTTCACGGGTGCGCGCCGCTATATCGGTCCCAATGGCGGCGCGGCCGTCGTCGCCTCGAACGCGCGCTAA
- a CDS encoding SDR family oxidoreductase: MNQNGRRGEGKVAVVTGAGSGIGRAVALQLLAEGYRVALAGRRAEALEETRAAAGADAQAALAVPTDVCSEESVRHLFDETKRVFGRLDVLFNNAGRGAPAVPIEELPVETWRSVVDTNLTGMFLCAQAAIRIMKDQQPRGGRIVNNGSISAHAPRPYSIAYTSTKHAVTGMTKSISLDCRQYDIACGQIDIGNAATPMTERMVGGVLQPDHTVRPEPRMDVAHVAEAVASMVALPLDANVQFMTIMATKMPFLGRG, encoded by the coding sequence ATGAACCAGAACGGCAGGCGAGGCGAGGGCAAGGTGGCGGTGGTAACGGGGGCGGGAAGCGGCATCGGCCGCGCGGTCGCCCTGCAATTGCTGGCGGAAGGCTATCGCGTGGCCCTGGCCGGGCGCAGGGCCGAGGCGCTGGAGGAAACCCGCGCCGCAGCCGGCGCCGATGCGCAGGCTGCCCTGGCGGTGCCCACGGACGTCTGCAGCGAAGAGTCGGTACGCCATCTGTTCGACGAGACGAAGCGTGTTTTCGGGCGGCTGGACGTGCTGTTCAATAATGCGGGACGCGGCGCGCCTGCCGTGCCGATCGAGGAATTGCCGGTGGAAACCTGGCGCAGCGTGGTCGATACCAATCTGACCGGCATGTTCCTGTGCGCGCAGGCGGCGATCCGGATCATGAAAGACCAGCAGCCGCGTGGCGGGCGTATCGTCAACAATGGCTCGATTTCCGCGCATGCGCCGCGGCCGTACTCGATCGCTTACACCTCGACCAAGCACGCCGTGACCGGCATGACCAAGTCGATCTCGCTGGACTGCCGCCAGTACGATATCGCCTGCGGGCAGATCGACATCGGCAATGCCGCGACCCCGATGACCGAGCGCATGGTCGGGGGCGTCCTCCAGCCGGACCATACCGTCCGTCCCGAACCCCGCATGGACGTCGCGCACGTGGCGGAGGCCGTGGCTTCGATGGTGGCCCTGCCGCTGGATGCCAACGTGCAATTCATGACCATCATGGCCACCAAGATGCCCTTCCTGGGACGGGGCTGA